In one window of Tumebacillus algifaecis DNA:
- a CDS encoding uracil-DNA glycosylase, which produces MTRIQELSLRITSCDACPRLREWCQEVAQVKKAKYQDDTYWGRPVPGFGDPKARLIILGLAPGAHGANRTGRVFTGDESGKWLYGALHHFGFATEPEALHRTDSLQLVDAYINNIVRCAPPQNKPTAGEIQNCRPFFTEELRLLTEKKVVLALGKIAFDNYKKFMQEEGYDVKGLTFAHGACYTFDDGRPHLVASYHPSQQNTFTGKLTKAMWYGIFQIICQLLDPTDV; this is translated from the coding sequence ATGACACGCATTCAAGAGCTGTCTTTGCGCATCACTTCCTGCGACGCCTGCCCTCGACTTCGAGAGTGGTGTCAGGAAGTTGCACAGGTGAAGAAAGCAAAATATCAGGACGACACCTACTGGGGCCGCCCAGTGCCCGGTTTTGGCGACCCGAAGGCCCGGCTGATCATCTTGGGCCTCGCACCGGGCGCGCACGGGGCCAACCGCACGGGACGGGTGTTCACCGGCGATGAGTCGGGCAAATGGCTGTATGGAGCGCTGCATCATTTCGGGTTTGCCACCGAACCAGAAGCGTTGCATCGCACCGACAGTCTGCAATTGGTGGACGCCTACATCAACAACATCGTTCGCTGCGCCCCGCCACAGAACAAACCGACCGCAGGCGAAATTCAGAACTGTCGTCCCTTTTTTACGGAGGAACTGCGCTTGCTCACCGAAAAGAAGGTCGTGTTGGCGCTTGGCAAAATCGCATTTGACAACTATAAGAAGTTCATGCAGGAAGAAGGATACGACGTTAAAGGTCTAACCTTTGCCCACGGTGCCTGTTATACGTTTGACGATGGACGGCCGCATTTGGTTGCTTCCTACCATCCAAGCCAGCAAAATACATTTACCGGAAAGTTGACAAAAGCGATGTGGTATGGGATATTTCAAATAATTTGTCAACTGCTTGATCCTACGGACGTATAG
- a CDS encoding ankyrin repeat domain-containing protein gives MKKKTVISSLFALILTLPLAHAPVQAAITPVEIQVNGKVLSTDQAAFNDDGTVFVPIRHLAEALGGTATWDNTSRIATVTIGNKKIDFEIGKDIATVNNERLRMSGSTQIVGERTMVPIRFIGEHVGGEVKWDQAKHAVIIDTRSAPLFDAIRAGDVRKVTELLNDGLNPNAIQLQKSALFTAIESEELEIARLLLQKGVDPYGATNLQMPTALHEAVTRADVRAVELLLSAVKSPTFEQKFNQESALYYAVLHNRNSIVKVMLEHGVNPNIPTILESYQNSPDDRPDNELLLYAVRQNNTEMVADLLAAKADPNVLFESEMPTILHHAAYFNMDTNIRTLKRYQADPNRTTKQGWTPLMIAAERGHTAAVQALIESGAQLDLQNALGANAYLIAKTHGNEATMKLLAAAGADTAYSPKLSDDAVHFRKHTTHFQEDDTELMRAAYIGQTGLVRALIEGGANPNALSVNGSAINYASGYTETVKAILSAPSFTDEESKNNALNTAIDGRNVELATALLQAGAKSTYQTYNLALNNAPEMLDSLFKNGLDPNDGLYGTKNYGLTLASMWNQIDLVRTFLANGADPNLADEEDKTPLIHSIRRGDVNTSSLLLAKGAKVNHTDNSGHSALYYAVKRSDVAAVKLLLDAKAEVTAEIREMAKQKVAQDVLDLLPN, from the coding sequence ATGAAGAAGAAGACAGTTATTTCAAGCCTCTTCGCACTCATCCTAACCCTACCTCTGGCCCATGCACCTGTGCAGGCCGCTATCACCCCCGTTGAGATTCAGGTCAACGGCAAGGTGCTGTCCACAGATCAGGCTGCGTTTAATGATGATGGAACGGTATTTGTGCCGATCCGCCATTTGGCCGAAGCGCTCGGCGGCACTGCTACATGGGACAATACCAGTCGCATCGCGACTGTGACGATCGGCAATAAGAAGATTGATTTTGAGATCGGCAAGGACATCGCCACCGTCAATAACGAACGGCTCCGCATGAGCGGGAGCACGCAGATCGTCGGCGAACGCACGATGGTTCCGATCCGCTTTATCGGGGAACATGTTGGCGGTGAAGTCAAATGGGATCAGGCAAAACATGCGGTGATCATCGATACTCGCTCTGCACCGTTGTTTGACGCGATTCGCGCAGGCGATGTCCGAAAGGTCACCGAGCTGTTGAACGACGGTCTCAACCCGAACGCGATCCAACTGCAAAAGTCGGCTCTGTTCACCGCGATTGAATCGGAAGAGTTGGAGATCGCTCGACTGCTCCTGCAAAAAGGGGTCGATCCCTATGGAGCGACCAACTTGCAAATGCCTACGGCCCTCCATGAGGCGGTGACCCGCGCCGATGTTCGCGCGGTCGAATTGCTGCTTTCAGCGGTGAAAAGCCCAACCTTCGAACAAAAGTTTAATCAGGAGTCTGCCTTGTACTACGCGGTGCTGCACAACCGCAATTCGATCGTGAAGGTGATGCTGGAGCACGGCGTCAACCCGAACATTCCAACGATTCTCGAATCGTATCAAAACTCTCCGGACGACCGCCCGGACAACGAATTGCTACTGTATGCGGTCCGACAAAACAACACGGAGATGGTCGCCGACCTGCTGGCCGCAAAAGCGGACCCGAACGTCCTATTCGAAAGCGAGATGCCGACCATTTTGCACCATGCGGCCTATTTCAACATGGATACCAACATCCGCACGTTAAAGCGCTATCAAGCCGATCCGAACCGGACCACCAAGCAAGGCTGGACTCCGTTGATGATCGCCGCAGAGCGCGGACATACTGCCGCGGTCCAAGCGCTGATCGAGTCGGGCGCTCAGCTTGATCTGCAAAACGCACTCGGCGCCAACGCCTACCTGATCGCGAAAACGCACGGCAATGAAGCGACGATGAAACTGCTGGCCGCAGCCGGTGCAGACACCGCGTACAGCCCCAAACTGAGCGACGATGCGGTCCACTTCCGAAAGCACACCACCCATTTTCAAGAGGACGACACCGAGCTGATGCGCGCCGCCTATATCGGGCAGACCGGCTTGGTGCGTGCACTGATCGAAGGCGGTGCTAATCCGAACGCGCTCTCGGTCAATGGCTCGGCGATCAACTATGCGAGCGGCTACACCGAAACGGTCAAAGCGATCCTGAGCGCCCCGTCCTTTACAGACGAGGAGAGCAAGAACAATGCTTTGAATACGGCCATCGATGGAAGAAACGTGGAACTGGCCACCGCTTTGCTCCAAGCAGGCGCGAAGTCGACGTACCAAACGTACAACTTGGCACTGAACAACGCACCGGAGATGCTCGACTCCTTGTTCAAAAACGGACTCGACCCGAACGACGGGCTGTATGGAACAAAAAATTACGGCCTGACTCTTGCTTCCATGTGGAATCAGATCGACCTAGTCCGCACCTTCCTCGCCAACGGTGCCGACCCGAACCTCGCAGATGAGGAGGACAAAACACCGCTTATCCATTCCATCCGGCGCGGCGATGTGAACACATCTTCCCTCTTGCTCGCCAAAGGTGCCAAAGTCAACCACACCGACAACTCCGGCCACAGTGCGCTGTACTATGCGGTGAAGCGCAGTGACGTTGCCGCTGTCAAACTGCTGCTCGATGCAAAAGCGGAAGTAACAGCGGAGATCCGCGAAATGGCGAAGCAAAAAGTCGCACAAGACGTGCTCGACCTGCTTCCAAACTAA
- a CDS encoding Mpo1-like protein: protein MHRIQQDLIRYQQAHQHPINQLLHYFAFLAALLGWIWLFLDWRVTLILAVLHYALSWTGHFCFEKNQPGSLKSPWLGFSAGFLWFFIRTLELLLRRKLLPV from the coding sequence TTGCACCGCATCCAACAAGACTTGATCCGCTATCAACAAGCACATCAGCATCCGATCAATCAGCTCCTGCATTACTTCGCTTTCCTCGCCGCACTGCTCGGCTGGATTTGGCTCTTCCTCGACTGGCGGGTGACCCTCATACTCGCTGTCTTGCACTACGCCCTGTCGTGGACCGGCCACTTTTGTTTTGAAAAAAATCAGCCTGGGTCGCTGAAGTCACCTTGGCTTGGTTTTTCCGCAGGCTTTCTCTGGTTTTTCATCCGAACGCTCGAATTGCTCTTGCGCCGTAAACTACTTCCAGTGTAA
- a CDS encoding HPr family phosphocarrier protein, which yields MAEKIVTVQLVAGLHARPAALFVQEANRFTSEIYVEKAGKAVNAKSIMGIMSLAIASGSEVIIRADGPDAELAVEKLAELVTHQ from the coding sequence GTGGCAGAGAAGATTGTGACTGTGCAACTGGTTGCTGGATTGCATGCCCGACCGGCCGCGCTGTTCGTGCAAGAAGCGAACCGTTTTACCAGCGAGATCTATGTTGAAAAAGCAGGAAAAGCGGTCAATGCAAAAAGCATTATGGGCATTATGTCGCTGGCGATCGCCAGTGGCTCAGAAGTGATCATCCGTGCCGATGGGCCCGATGCGGAGCTTGCGGTGGAGAAATTGGCAGAGCTTGTCACCCATCAATAA
- the whiA gene encoding DNA-binding protein WhiA, which yields MSFAARTKKELTQLDLKPCCKRAELAALIRMNGTVLISGKRISLDVTTENAAIARRMYTLLKELFGVHAEILVRKKMRLKKNNVYMMRVPFQVREILQELCIAGENLVFVAGINQELVKKNCCKRSYLRGVFLAGGSVNDPEGSSYHLEIASNDYDHSAALLTLINEYDLNAKLIDRKKSYVVYLKEVEKIIEFLNIIGAHQALLKFEDIRIVKGMRNQVNRLVNCETANLNKTIEASVRQIENIKLLERVIGLQNLPPRLREVAELRLQFPDINLKELGEMLPSVVSKSGVNHRLRKLDELAEKAKTGYTNKN from the coding sequence ATGTCTTTTGCTGCCCGCACGAAAAAAGAACTGACCCAACTCGACTTAAAACCCTGCTGCAAACGGGCAGAACTGGCCGCCCTGATCCGCATGAACGGTACGGTGCTCATCTCCGGCAAGCGAATCTCGCTCGATGTGACCACCGAAAACGCGGCGATTGCCCGCCGGATGTACACGTTGCTCAAAGAACTGTTCGGTGTGCATGCAGAGATTTTGGTGCGCAAGAAGATGCGCTTGAAGAAAAACAACGTCTACATGATGCGCGTACCGTTTCAGGTGCGAGAGATTTTGCAGGAACTGTGCATCGCCGGGGAAAATCTGGTCTTTGTCGCCGGGATCAATCAAGAGCTGGTCAAAAAGAACTGTTGCAAGCGCTCCTATCTGCGCGGAGTCTTTCTCGCGGGAGGCAGCGTCAACGACCCGGAAGGTTCTTCCTACCATTTGGAGATCGCTTCAAACGATTATGACCACTCTGCCGCGCTGCTGACGTTGATCAACGAATACGATCTCAACGCCAAACTGATCGACCGCAAGAAGTCCTATGTGGTCTATCTAAAGGAAGTCGAGAAGATCATCGAATTTCTGAACATCATCGGCGCACATCAGGCGCTTTTGAAATTTGAAGACATCCGCATCGTCAAAGGGATGCGAAACCAAGTCAACCGTCTGGTCAACTGTGAGACGGCCAACTTGAACAAGACGATCGAAGCTTCGGTGCGGCAGATTGAGAACATCAAACTGCTCGAACGGGTCATCGGTCTGCAGAACTTGCCGCCCCGTTTGCGTGAAGTTGCCGAGTTGCGATTGCAGTTTCCCGACATCAACTTGAAGGAACTCGGGGAGATGTTGCCCAGCGTCGTGTCCAAGTCGGGTGTCAATCATCGCCTGCGCAAGCTGGATGAGTTGGCAGAAAAGGCAAAAACGGGTTATACTAACAAAAATTAA
- a CDS encoding gluconeogenesis factor YvcK family protein, giving the protein MVRYWLLLAWTVCSFGLGLIAAGIGIHSLPGQTSLIGLVCLLMGSGLLAFGWWRDEQITRTQMLLEKRKPRIVVVGGGTGLSVLLRGLKEFDIDITAIVTVADDGGSSGRLRSDFDMPPPGDIRSCLVALSDTEPLLEKLWSHRFKSGEGLAGHSFGNLLIAALTDVTGDFETAIKEASRVLAVGGRVLPAVREAVILRAYMEDGSFVEGESQIPLSGKKIERVEVQPNDLEPLPEALEAIEQADVIVIGPGSLYTSILPNLLVTKLTQAIADAAAKKVYICNVMTQSGETDHYTASDHVKAIYDHIERPLFDYILVNSAPIPPAVIEQYREKRAAPVVADLWNLQNLGLNVIARNFLHYSIYARHDARMISEQILALIGRDPNKLRR; this is encoded by the coding sequence ATGGTGCGCTATTGGTTGCTCCTCGCCTGGACAGTCTGCTCGTTCGGACTTGGACTGATCGCAGCTGGGATCGGAATTCACAGCCTCCCTGGGCAAACATCGCTGATCGGGCTGGTCTGTCTGTTGATGGGCTCTGGGCTGCTCGCTTTCGGGTGGTGGCGCGATGAGCAGATCACCCGCACGCAGATGCTGCTCGAAAAGCGCAAGCCGCGTATCGTCGTCGTGGGTGGCGGCACCGGGCTGTCCGTGCTGTTGCGAGGTTTAAAAGAGTTTGACATCGACATCACGGCGATCGTGACAGTCGCCGACGACGGAGGCTCGTCGGGGCGGTTGCGCTCCGACTTTGACATGCCTCCGCCCGGAGACATTCGGAGTTGTTTGGTAGCGCTTTCGGACACCGAACCACTGCTGGAAAAGCTGTGGTCCCACCGCTTCAAAAGCGGGGAAGGACTGGCCGGACATTCGTTTGGCAACCTGCTGATCGCCGCTTTGACAGATGTCACCGGAGATTTTGAAACGGCGATCAAAGAGGCGTCCCGCGTACTGGCCGTCGGCGGCCGAGTCCTGCCTGCTGTGCGGGAAGCGGTCATCTTGCGCGCCTATATGGAAGATGGCAGCTTTGTGGAGGGCGAGTCCCAGATTCCGCTTTCCGGCAAGAAGATCGAGCGGGTCGAAGTGCAACCGAACGATCTGGAGCCATTGCCTGAAGCGCTAGAAGCGATCGAGCAGGCGGACGTGATCGTCATCGGTCCTGGTTCGCTGTACACCAGCATCCTGCCCAATCTGCTCGTGACAAAATTGACGCAAGCGATCGCAGACGCTGCGGCGAAAAAAGTATACATCTGCAACGTGATGACGCAATCGGGAGAAACGGATCATTATACCGCATCCGATCACGTCAAAGCGATTTATGATCACATCGAGCGCCCCTTGTTCGATTACATCCTCGTCAATTCCGCACCGATCCCGCCAGCCGTGATCGAGCAGTACCGCGAGAAACGGGCGGCGCCGGTGGTGGCCGACCTTTGGAATCTGCAAAATCTGGGGCTCAACGTGATCGCGCGCAATTTTCTGCACTACTCCATCTATGCGCGACACGATGCGCGGATGATCTCCGAGCAGATTTTGGCTTTGATCGGCCGCGATCCGAACAAACTCCGCCGCTAA
- the rapZ gene encoding RNase adapter RapZ, with the protein MQAGINLLLITGLSGAGKSVTMQALEDIGFFCVDNLPPALIPKFGDLIIQSSGNVTKVALVCDLRGGAFFSDLMEALEALEQKGPDINYQIVFLEADDQTIVRRFKETRRRHPLAKDGRIVEGIADERKMLEEIRGNADLIINTSHLKASELRQKILSQFSHIEDRHLKVDIMSFGFKYGVPIEADMVFDVRFLPNPHYVDSLRPLTGKNPDVYDYVMKWPITQSFVTKLEDMIDFLIPQFRKEGKTQVVIGIGCTGGKHRSVALAETLHEHLKNREWASVVHRDSEKE; encoded by the coding sequence ATGCAAGCGGGTATTAACCTACTGTTGATCACCGGACTGTCCGGCGCGGGAAAATCGGTGACGATGCAGGCACTCGAAGATATCGGATTTTTCTGTGTTGATAACCTGCCGCCCGCTTTGATCCCGAAGTTTGGCGATCTGATCATTCAGTCCTCGGGCAATGTGACGAAAGTGGCGTTGGTTTGCGATCTGCGCGGTGGGGCCTTTTTCAGCGACCTGATGGAAGCGTTGGAGGCACTCGAGCAAAAGGGGCCCGATATCAACTACCAGATCGTCTTTCTCGAGGCGGATGACCAGACGATCGTGCGCCGTTTCAAAGAAACGCGCCGCCGCCATCCGCTCGCCAAAGACGGGCGGATCGTCGAAGGGATCGCAGATGAGCGCAAGATGTTGGAGGAGATCCGCGGCAATGCCGACCTGATCATCAACACTTCACATCTGAAAGCGAGCGAACTGCGGCAAAAAATCCTCAGTCAATTTTCACACATTGAGGATCGGCATTTGAAAGTGGATATCATGTCGTTCGGCTTTAAATACGGCGTGCCGATCGAAGCGGATATGGTGTTCGATGTGCGCTTTTTGCCCAACCCGCACTATGTCGATTCCCTGCGTCCTTTGACCGGGAAGAACCCAGATGTGTATGACTATGTGATGAAATGGCCGATTACTCAATCGTTTGTGACCAAGCTGGAGGACATGATCGATTTCCTTATCCCGCAATTTCGCAAAGAAGGCAAGACGCAAGTGGTGATCGGCATCGGTTGCACCGGTGGCAAACACCGCTCGGTCGCACTGGCCGAAACGCTGCATGAACATCTCAAAAACCGCGAGTGGGCGAGCGTCGTGCACCGCGACTCCGAAAAGGAATAA
- a CDS encoding methyl-accepting chemotaxis protein gives MTPTEKKKSVFQRATFRWLDRVYEGIDSKIKMKLSQKLGLIIVVTFVGILAVGVMSIWQLKMLQDNMDEALTVNLRAMQVAEEMKVTAAQYDREMVNYIRSSNNKDGKQIQLKKLEDLNKVIEASISEYRNLADKSEEDQKSLEDLENNWAFFKDSQTKLIAEAGKSEVIAFQLWEGNLSSGYKNLSKTLTQINDKNQRVIAESKGLLDSIYRSAWILTTIVISLIALFAGALGLATNRYLQRRINHMVQVNEVLAQGDLRVDVKINSSDELGQLATSTSDVISNLRQIIGQVNTASLSVAAASERLALSAEESNRAAESVATTIQEVAEGTTRQVERTQESADLMQHLAESVGEIKNTMDRIVEAAQQTTDTALSGRSVLNTTSGQIEGIRSANVETVQAFEHLYSELGRIIQFVNVITEIASQTNLLSLNAAIEAARAGEHGRGFAVVADEVKKLADQSSQAAGEVRSIVSSAHESMEQMKVALGGSNQRVDAGVKAMQETNSSFDNIVTSVEEMLERIRLVADTTVTISVSANQVFANIEDVAAISEESAAGVQEVSAATEQQLASMQEVAASAVTLSKLADALQLSVSRFTVEEEVHAGTGLVVSIAEARANSQLAANNLPQSEGEASQQDFVAYDGIVGATDAESAASTEGGSEQDQLAADAELTESSEDVKDLADPSDEGAEKGTERS, from the coding sequence GTGACGCCAACAGAAAAGAAAAAGAGCGTTTTTCAACGTGCGACGTTCCGATGGCTGGATCGTGTCTATGAAGGCATCGACAGCAAGATCAAGATGAAGCTGAGTCAAAAATTGGGTCTTATCATCGTTGTAACGTTTGTAGGAATTCTGGCAGTCGGCGTGATGTCGATCTGGCAATTGAAAATGCTCCAAGACAACATGGACGAAGCGTTGACCGTCAATCTCCGGGCGATGCAGGTCGCTGAAGAAATGAAGGTTACTGCTGCTCAATACGACCGTGAAATGGTTAACTATATCCGTAGTAGCAACAACAAGGACGGAAAACAGATCCAACTGAAAAAGCTCGAGGACCTGAACAAGGTGATCGAAGCGAGCATCAGCGAGTATAGAAATTTGGCAGATAAATCAGAAGAGGATCAAAAGTCGCTCGAAGACCTAGAAAATAACTGGGCGTTCTTTAAAGATTCACAGACAAAATTAATAGCTGAGGCGGGTAAGAGCGAAGTGATCGCTTTCCAACTCTGGGAGGGCAACCTTTCCTCCGGCTATAAGAATCTTTCCAAAACTCTCACCCAAATCAACGATAAAAACCAACGCGTGATCGCCGAATCAAAAGGGCTGCTCGACTCGATCTACCGCTCGGCTTGGATTTTGACGACGATCGTCATCTCGCTGATCGCACTGTTTGCTGGCGCGCTCGGTCTTGCGACCAACCGCTACTTGCAGCGCCGGATCAATCACATGGTCCAAGTCAATGAAGTGCTGGCTCAAGGCGATCTGCGCGTTGATGTGAAGATCAATTCTAGCGACGAACTGGGGCAACTCGCCACCTCCACATCGGATGTCATCTCCAACCTGCGCCAGATCATCGGCCAGGTCAACACCGCCTCGCTGTCCGTTGCTGCAGCTTCGGAGCGCCTGGCGCTCTCAGCTGAGGAGAGCAACCGAGCGGCCGAGTCGGTCGCGACGACGATCCAAGAGGTTGCGGAAGGGACGACGCGCCAAGTAGAACGCACACAGGAAAGCGCAGACCTGATGCAACATCTGGCCGAGTCGGTCGGTGAGATCAAGAACACGATGGATCGCATCGTGGAAGCGGCACAGCAGACGACAGACACGGCGCTGTCCGGTCGTTCGGTGCTGAACACCACATCCGGACAGATCGAAGGCATCCGCTCCGCCAACGTGGAGACGGTGCAGGCGTTCGAACACCTCTATTCGGAACTGGGCCGCATCATCCAGTTTGTCAACGTGATCACCGAGATCGCGTCGCAAACCAACCTGCTCTCCCTGAACGCTGCGATCGAAGCAGCGCGGGCGGGCGAACATGGGCGCGGTTTTGCGGTCGTCGCTGACGAAGTGAAGAAACTTGCCGACCAGTCTTCGCAGGCGGCAGGTGAAGTGCGCTCGATCGTCTCGTCTGCTCATGAGAGCATGGAGCAGATGAAAGTGGCGCTCGGCGGTTCCAACCAGCGCGTCGATGCGGGTGTCAAAGCGATGCAGGAAACGAATAGCTCCTTTGATAACATCGTGACGTCTGTCGAAGAGATGCTCGAGCGGATTCGCCTCGTAGCGGACACGACCGTTACGATCTCCGTCTCGGCCAACCAAGTGTTTGCAAACATCGAAGATGTGGCAGCGATCTCCGAAGAGTCGGCAGCAGGGGTGCAAGAAGTCTCTGCGGCGACTGAGCAACAGCTCGCTTCGATGCAAGAGGTGGCAGCGTCTGCCGTCACGCTTTCGAAATTGGCTGATGCTTTGCAGTTGAGCGTCTCCCGCTTCACGGTGGAAGAAGAGGTCCATGCCGGTACTGGCTTGGTCGTCTCGATCGCCGAGGCGCGGGCGAACAGTCAACTCGCAGCGAACAATTTGCCGCAATCAGAGGGTGAAGCCTCCCAACAGGACTTCGTAGCGTATGATGGAATTGTTGGGGCAACCGATGCTGAATCTGCTGCTTCGACGGAAGGCGGTTCCGAACAGGATCAGCTTGCCGCCGATGCGGAGTTGACAGAAAGCTCGGAAGATGTAAAAGATCTGGCTGACCCAAGCGATGAAGGTGCTGAAAAAGGCACCGAAAGATCGTAA
- the selB gene encoding selenocysteine-specific translation elongation factor — MNDQFLILGTAGHIDHGKTTLVKALTGKDTDVHKEEKERGITIDIGFAPVNLPDGRRVGVIDVPGHERFVRNMLAGAGGIDLILLVIDVQDGIMPQTLEHLHILEMLHVQKGIIVLTKIDRVEDEWLLMVEEEVRSGLAGTFLAAAPLIPVSATTGVGIESLRQEIGRLAAEVVPREVTAPLRLPVDRVFSVAGFGTVVTGTVYAGQVQVGDTVEILPQRLPVRVRHIQVHGESADSARAGQRAALNLHGVERSDLERGMVIAQSGLYQATNRVDARLHLLDDAPRALTNRMRIRFYIGASEAMGRVSILDGDQLSPGEDSLVQIDLESPIVCASGDRFIIRTFSPMLTIGGGTIIDPHPAREHRRRRDYVLEELEQREKGGPDQLILQALQDDPGAGTRALADAVHATEDVVQDWLAPLLQTGQVTEVAGGYVGTEAMLRLFDEIEEKIRAHFAKGKYHITVPKAQVLSQLGKKVKPKLFDALLMTTAGQERFVLQRDKLAINGYVVPFTLREKEVLGKIEELFLRGGYQPPSFEEVLKESKALEQTLVGLYHYLRETGMLVELEDGVHFWASTLAEAKALIRERYAKVGPFGVAEFRDWAGTSRKLAVAVLEYFDQQKFTKRIEAKRVLVAETSEN; from the coding sequence ATGAACGATCAATTTCTGATCCTAGGAACGGCCGGACATATCGATCACGGCAAAACGACGCTGGTCAAAGCATTGACCGGGAAAGATACAGATGTTCACAAAGAGGAAAAAGAGCGGGGCATTACGATCGACATCGGATTTGCCCCCGTCAATCTCCCCGACGGCAGACGCGTCGGGGTGATTGACGTTCCAGGGCATGAGCGCTTCGTGCGTAACATGCTGGCGGGAGCGGGCGGGATCGACCTGATCCTGCTGGTGATCGATGTACAGGATGGGATCATGCCCCAGACGCTCGAGCACCTGCATATTTTGGAGATGTTGCACGTGCAAAAAGGCATCATCGTGTTGACCAAGATCGATCGGGTGGAAGACGAATGGCTGTTGATGGTCGAAGAGGAAGTGCGCAGCGGGTTGGCCGGGACGTTTCTGGCCGCCGCGCCGCTCATTCCGGTGTCGGCCACAACAGGAGTGGGGATCGAATCGTTGCGCCAAGAGATCGGGCGCTTGGCGGCAGAAGTGGTGCCGCGGGAAGTGACCGCACCATTGCGCCTGCCTGTGGATCGGGTGTTTTCGGTCGCGGGATTTGGCACGGTGGTGACAGGTACCGTTTATGCCGGACAGGTGCAGGTCGGGGACACGGTGGAAATTTTGCCGCAACGCTTGCCTGTACGAGTGCGGCACATTCAGGTGCACGGCGAGTCGGCAGATTCTGCGCGCGCTGGACAGCGGGCGGCGCTCAATCTGCACGGGGTCGAGCGGTCCGATCTGGAGCGCGGCATGGTGATCGCCCAAAGCGGGCTGTATCAGGCCACAAATCGCGTGGATGCGCGTCTTCATCTGCTCGACGATGCGCCGCGCGCCTTGACCAATCGGATGCGGATTCGCTTCTACATCGGGGCGAGCGAAGCGATGGGACGGGTGAGCATTCTTGACGGTGACCAACTGTCGCCAGGCGAAGACAGTCTGGTGCAGATCGATCTGGAGAGTCCGATCGTCTGCGCGTCAGGCGACCGCTTTATCATCCGCACGTTTTCACCGATGCTGACCATCGGCGGTGGCACGATCATCGACCCCCATCCAGCACGCGAGCACAGACGCCGTCGCGACTATGTGCTGGAAGAGTTGGAACAGCGGGAAAAAGGCGGACCGGATCAACTGATCTTGCAAGCGTTGCAAGACGATCCGGGCGCTGGAACGCGAGCGCTGGCAGATGCGGTTCATGCGACGGAGGATGTGGTTCAAGACTGGCTCGCCCCTCTGCTGCAAACGGGGCAGGTGACAGAGGTGGCGGGCGGTTATGTCGGAACTGAGGCGATGCTCCGTTTGTTCGATGAGATCGAGGAGAAGATCAGAGCTCATTTTGCAAAAGGGAAGTATCACATCACCGTCCCGAAAGCACAGGTGTTGTCTCAGTTGGGCAAGAAGGTCAAACCGAAGCTGTTCGACGCCCTGCTCATGACGACAGCTGGACAAGAACGGTTCGTTCTGCAGCGAGATAAGCTGGCGATCAATGGCTATGTGGTGCCGTTTACGCTGCGCGAAAAAGAAGTGCTCGGGAAGATCGAGGAACTCTTTTTGCGCGGTGGCTATCAACCGCCGTCATTTGAAGAGGTGCTGAAGGAATCGAAGGCGCTGGAGCAGACGCTGGTCGGACTCTATCACTACCTGCGAGAGACGGGAATGTTGGTCGAGCTCGAGGATGGGGTGCATTTTTGGGCATCGACCCTTGCGGAGGCGAAAGCGCTGATTCGCGAGCGCTATGCAAAGGTCGGACCTTTCGGCGTGGCCGAATTCCGCGATTGGGCAGGCACGTCGCGCAAGCTGGCGGTGGCGGTGCTGGAGTATTTTGATCAGCAGAAATTTACGAAACGCATCGAAGCCAAGCGCGTGCTGGTGGCCGAGACGAGTGAGAACTAA